The DNA segment GCTCTGTTTTACTACTTTGCTGAAGCAGAAACAGATCCTGCTTCTAAGCCTCTTGTTCTCTGGCTAAATGGAGGTACTAACGctgtaattatcattattattattattattattattattattattattttaatttaagcgATGCAAGGATTCTTCTTTTGGGTTATGATCGTTTGTTGGTGATGTTTTCTTCAGGGCCAGGTTGCTCTTCATTGGGAGTTGGAGCGTTCTCTGAAAATGGGCCATTCAGGCCAAGTGGGGAGGTTCTTATCAAGAACCAGTACAGCTGGAATACAGGCAAGGATGCAAATTTATCCCGGAATgcgttattgatttttttttttttttttgcattaaaCAATCCACAAAGTGCTGAACTTCAGCATGCTCATTGCATTACAGAAGCAAATATGTTGTACTTGGAGTCACCAATTGGAGTTGGGTTCTCTTATTCCACTGATACCTCCTCTTATGAGGCTGTTAATGACAAGACCACAGGTATATTTACACCAATTTTTGGTACTTACTTCTCCTTCTGTTAAGTTATTATTagcttttcaatttattttcacccTCAATTTGCTAAACTTTCTTTTGCTAATTTTCTACCTGGAAATCTTGCTAGAGAAGAAAGGATAAGAAACTATCAATTGAAACAATTTTGAATTGCACAAGAAACATTTCTGTGTCaaagattcaaagtcaattcaaataattttattttgtgtGTTTAAGAATTTCTGGGTTAATCCTTTTTCCTGTGTTctaattcttttgaattcttACCACACAAAAGCTTCAAGAATGaatctctcttttctttttcccttCTCACTTTACAGATATGCCATTTCAATGGCTACTatgttctttcttttttttttttctcagttGACAAAAGGTGACCTTTACCGACATATACCTTTCATTTTGAACCTAATTTTGTCTTTTGCCTTTTATAGCTTGGGACAATCTgctgtttttgcaaaaatggtttgTCAAATTTCCACAGTACACAAATAGAAGCTTGTTCATCACTGGAGAAAGCTATGCTGGTAATATTTTGCTGTCACAAACAATTCATACTTTTCCAGTCTGATCATATTGAAAACAGGAGAATAATTCTTTTAttcttttatataaataattaggtcattacGCTCCTCAACTAGCTGAACTCATGCTTGAATTCAACAAGAAGCAGAATTTGTTCAATTTGAAAGGAATTGCTGTAAGAAGTAACGAAGAAATGGATTCCAACTTTGTTTTGTTTACAAAGTTTTTGTTTTTCATGAGAATTTAGCGATTTATAAAAGGGTTCAATCTGAGGCTTTTTCCCATATGATTGCAGATAGGAAATCCAGTTCTGGAGTTTGCCACGGACTTCAATTCGAGGGCTGAGTTCTTCTGGTCTCATGGATTGATATCAGACACAACCTATAAAATGTTCACTTCAGTTTGTAACTACTCACGCTATGTGAGTGAATACTACAGAGGTTCAGTTTCTCCTATTTGCTCAAGGGTGATGGGTCAAGTGAGTAGAGAAACAAGTAGATTTGTGGACAAGTATGATGTTACTCTTGATGTCTGTATATCATCACTGCTCTCACAGTCCAAGGCCCTTAGTCCCCAGGTGAGTAGAATCTATCATTTGATAAACTCTTCTTTCGTTTGCAACAATTTTGCCTTCATTTTTCACTTGGTATCATTGGCAGCCATCCAGTTGCTAATTGTTAGACTGGTTTTTTCCTGCCTTTTTTGGTCCTACAGCAAGTCGCTGACAATATAGATGTATGTGTAGAAGATGAAACAGTTAATTATCTCAACAGGCTGGACGTGCAGATGACTCTCCACGCACTCCTTGTAGGTGTCCAACGATGGACTGTTTGCAGCAAGTAATTCTTCTTCACAGAAATCATATTTGCAATGCTTCGCTATTTCCAGGGCAGTTGTCAAGTTACTGCCTATCTGAGAACTTGCAATTGGGAGGAAGATATGGGATAAACTATTTCTGTTATCCTTTTCCATTTTGTTAGTTGTGCTGTTTGATAATTTTCTTCTCACTATGTTGATCACAGCGTCCTAGGTTATGAGCTGCTGGATTTGGAGATACCAACGATTCCTATTGTGGGCAGGCTGATCAAAGCAGGAATCCCAGTCTTGGTATACAGGTGAACTCCTGCCTTGTTAAACTGCTTGATTAATTCagataattagaagaagaaaaagaactgAACATTGGTTCTATAAATGCAGTGGAGATCAAGATTCTGTCATCCCATTGACTGGAAGTCGAACCTTAATTCATCAACTGGCCGAGGAATTGGGACTGAAAACCTCCGTGCCTTACAGAGTTTGGTTTGAGGGGCAGCAGGTAAGTCTCATTGAAGAGTATATAAATTAGAAATTTAGAAGGTGTAACAGGAAAGATTTTGAATGATCTTTCACCCTCAGGTTGGTGGATGGACTCAAGTATACGGCAATATCCTGTCCTTTGCCACTATCAGAGGAGCATCCCATGAAGCTCCATTTTCTCAGCCTGAGAGATCTTTAGTGCTGTTCAAGGCATTTTTGGAAGGGCGGCCTCTACCAGAAGCGTTTTGATCTGATCAAATGATCCAGTTCTT comes from the Hevea brasiliensis isolate MT/VB/25A 57/8 chromosome 5, ASM3005281v1, whole genome shotgun sequence genome and includes:
- the LOC110645298 gene encoding serine carboxypeptidase-like 45 — translated: MALPVLLFLLCFFIIAESNLFLFDRIVQLPGQPQVGFQQYSGYVTVDEKNQKALFYYFAEAETDPASKPLVLWLNGGPGCSSLGVGAFSENGPFRPSGEVLIKNQYSWNTEANMLYLESPIGVGFSYSTDTSSYEAVNDKTTAWDNLLFLQKWFVKFPQYTNRSLFITGESYAGHYAPQLAELMLEFNKKQNLFNLKGIAIGNPVLEFATDFNSRAEFFWSHGLISDTTYKMFTSVCNYSRYVSEYYRGSVSPICSRVMGQVSRETSRFVDKYDVTLDVCISSLLSQSKALSPQQVADNIDVCVEDETVNYLNRLDVQMTLHALLVGVQRWTVCSNVLGYELLDLEIPTIPIVGRLIKAGIPVLVYSGDQDSVIPLTGSRTLIHQLAEELGLKTSVPYRVWFEGQQVGGWTQVYGNILSFATIRGASHEAPFSQPERSLVLFKAFLEGRPLPEAF